The stretch of DNA GTCGTTTTCCAAGGAGGGAACTAATGAACGGATTCATTAGATTGTTAATCCTGAGTGCATTGATAACGTCTTTATTATCATGTACAAGTGCGCCGGTCGAAGATGACATGGCTTTTGATGGTACCGAATCATCTGATTCTGCCATGGCGGCTGATGATTCTGGAGGATCGGGTGACGATTTCTCTGAATTTGAAGATTCGGGCTCAAACCAAACGGCTGAAGCAGCTCCCACGGAGAGTTCAGGTGATCAAGATCTAGCTATCGAAGACGAATTCAATGAACCGTCGGCGAACGGATCTGCGGACCAAGGCATTGCCGAAGCGCCAGCAGAGCCTCCAGCTGACATGCCCGCGGATGTTCCGGCGGATCATATTGCTGAAGAAGATCCCTTTGCGGATCCCGCGATTGCCGACGTTCCCGCGCCAGACGTGCCGGCTCCAGCTCCAGAACCAGACTTGTTAGCTCCAGCACCGGAACCAGTTCCCGTCGTGGATGCCCCCGCTCCAGAGCCAGAACATGAACCAATGCCAACCAGCTCTCCAGCGATGATCACAGATCTGCAGTTCCGTGCTAATGACACTGGCGGGACTATCGTGGTGAAAGCGGATCGTCCTTTAAATTACACAACTCGTGCAAACACTGATTTGCAACAGTTCGTGATTGAAGTTGAAAATGCAATCTTACCTGAAAAATTAAAACGTTCTCTGAATACCAAAGATATCAAGGGAAGCATCGGGGCCGTGGATGCTTATCAAAATCCGGGCTCAAATGTCGCACGTTTCGTGATCCAACTTCGCCAAGGTTTGAGTGAGCCTGCAGTTCAAGCGGAAGGTTCAAGTCTTTTGATCGTGGCGAACTCTCAGGCGGTAGGTGGTGTGGCGGCAGCACCGGCAGATGACGAAAACGAAAAAATCCTACCTAGTGAAGACTTGACTGGATTCTTAGCAAATAACACGCAGTTTTACGGAAAGAAAATTTCCATCGAAACTAATAATATGGATGTTCGCGACGCCCTGGGTTTTATCACCGAGGAAAGTGGCGTCAACATGGTCATCACCGAAGACGTGAAAGGCCCCATCAATCTTAAACTTCGCCAAGTGCCTTGGGACCAAGCTTTAGTGGTTATCATGAAAGCTAAAAAACTGGGATACGCGCGCCAAGGAAATGTTTTACGTATTGCTCCTTTGGCGGACCTAAAAGCCGAAGAAGACGATGCGACCAAATTGGCTCAGTCAAAGCGCACGATCGAACCTTTAAAAGTTCGTATGTTCCCGGTGAGCTATGCGCGTGTTGATGATCTTGAAAAGAAAATCAAAGAATTCTTAGGCGAGCGGGGCCGTGTGATCGGCGACGCGCGTACGAATGCTTTGGTTGTAACGGATATCGAAGAAAATCTAGAGCGTGCGGCAAAACTTATTGCAAGTTTAGATACCCAACCACCCCAAGTT from Bdellovibrio bacteriovorus encodes:
- the pilQ gene encoding type IV pilus secretin PilQ, with translation MNGFIRLLILSALITSLLSCTSAPVEDDMAFDGTESSDSAMAADDSGGSGDDFSEFEDSGSNQTAEAAPTESSGDQDLAIEDEFNEPSANGSADQGIAEAPAEPPADMPADVPADHIAEEDPFADPAIADVPAPDVPAPAPEPDLLAPAPEPVPVVDAPAPEPEHEPMPTSSPAMITDLQFRANDTGGTIVVKADRPLNYTTRANTDLQQFVIEVENAILPEKLKRSLNTKDIKGSIGAVDAYQNPGSNVARFVIQLRQGLSEPAVQAEGSSLLIVANSQAVGGVAAAPADDENEKILPSEDLTGFLANNTQFYGKKISIETNNMDVRDALGFITEESGVNMVITEDVKGPINLKLRQVPWDQALVVIMKAKKLGYARQGNVLRIAPLADLKAEEDDATKLAQSKRTIEPLKVRMFPVSYARVDDLEKKIKEFLGERGRVIGDARTNALVVTDIEENLERAAKLIASLDTQPPQVLIEGRLVEASESFSRSVGVTWNSSGAPIRVGSTSRGPVQMVPTFNVNPGVVQGGNFNFNLSVGTLDFFGTLGAALTLAESEQKVKVISAPRVMTMTNETAVINQTTEVPLRQVTQNANTTVETITFKPLVLKLEVTPQVTADGSVIMKVNVNRQFRGADVGTAGAFSVNSREANTRVLVKNGQTAVIGGIFQSDATEGEAGIPWLREIPVFGNLFKSRGTTREKSELLVFVTPRIMGQVDGNAPTEEL